The following proteins are encoded in a genomic region of Brachyspira pilosicoli:
- a CDS encoding glycosyltransferase family 2 protein, with translation MNYNKGRFSKMIKTSIIIPCYNEELTIKQVIEEFKKYLPEAEINVFDNNSKDKSVLLAKEAGAIVTEVNYQGKGEVVRRAFADIDADIYIMVDADMQYDISEIKKHIAYFLDNRLDMLNISREVVDEDVHRKGHTFGNIMLTGFANALFGKRFNDMLSGYRIFSKRFVKSFPAHSKGFEIETELTIYALQMRLPVGEVSAKYFKRPEGSFSKLNTFRDGFRILFTIIYLMMTEKPLIFFNIISIIFFIIGMSLGISITIEYFETLKVDRFPTAILTICLIILSALSFSIGLIMNAVGRVISENRRFKYNSIK, from the coding sequence ATGAATTACAATAAAGGAAGATTTAGTAAAATGATAAAAACATCTATTATAATACCTTGTTATAATGAAGAGCTTACCATAAAACAAGTAATAGAAGAATTTAAAAAATATTTACCGGAAGCAGAGATTAATGTTTTTGACAATAATAGTAAAGATAAATCTGTTCTATTAGCTAAAGAAGCTGGTGCAATAGTAACAGAAGTTAATTATCAAGGTAAGGGCGAAGTTGTAAGAAGGGCTTTTGCTGATATTGATGCTGACATATATATTATGGTTGATGCTGATATGCAGTATGATATTTCTGAAATAAAAAAGCATATAGCATATTTTTTGGATAATAGACTTGATATGTTGAATATTTCTCGTGAAGTTGTAGATGAAGATGTTCATAGAAAGGGTCATACTTTTGGTAATATAATGCTTACAGGTTTTGCAAATGCATTATTTGGAAAAAGATTTAACGATATGCTTAGCGGTTATAGAATATTCTCTAAAAGATTTGTAAAGAGTTTTCCAGCTCATTCTAAAGGTTTTGAAATAGAAACTGAACTTACGATATATGCTTTACAAATGCGTTTGCCTGTTGGAGAAGTATCTGCTAAATATTTTAAAAGACCTGAGGGTTCTTTTTCTAAACTTAACACTTTTAGAGATGGGTTTAGAATACTATTTACTATAATTTATTTGATGATGACAGAAAAACCTTTGATATTTTTTAATATTATTAGTATTATTTTCTTTATTATAGGTATGTCATTAGGGATTAGTATTACTATAGAATATTTTGAAACATTAAAAGTAGATAGGTTTCCAACAGCAATACTGACTATATGTCTTATAATATTATCAGCATTATCATTTTCTATAGGTTTGATAATGAATGCTGTAGGCAGAGTTATATCAGAAAATAGAAGATTTAAATATAATTCCATTAAATAA
- a CDS encoding acetyl-CoA C-acetyltransferase, translating to MREIVIASAVRTPVGKFLGSFANISAVELGTIVVKEAIKRANIKPEQVDETYFGCVIQSALLPNVARQISVNAGIPVEKPALTINILCGSGLRAVSMAAQMIKAGDAEIVVAGGTENMSMAPYTAAAMRMGARMGETKMQDTLLNDALICAFEHYHMGVTAENIADEWGITREEQDEFACRSQNRAEAAIKSGRFKDEIVPVTIKTKKGEIVVDTDEHPTFGTTMETLSKLKPAFKKDGTVTAGNASGINDAASALVLMSKEKADELGIKPMAKVLGYATHGVEPRIMGIGPIEASRKALKMANLTVEDMDLIESNEAFAAQSIAVARELKFNMDIVNVNGGAIALGHPIGASGARILTTLLYEMKKRGSKRGLATLCIGGGMGTALVVQM from the coding sequence ATGAGAGAAATAGTAATAGCAAGTGCTGTTAGAACGCCTGTAGGAAAGTTTTTAGGTTCATTTGCAAACATTTCAGCAGTAGAGCTTGGAACTATTGTAGTAAAGGAGGCTATAAAAAGAGCAAATATCAAACCAGAGCAAGTTGATGAAACTTATTTTGGCTGTGTTATACAATCAGCACTTCTTCCGAATGTTGCAAGACAGATTTCTGTTAATGCTGGAATACCTGTAGAAAAACCAGCATTGACTATAAACATACTATGCGGTTCAGGACTTAGAGCTGTATCAATGGCAGCACAGATGATTAAGGCAGGAGATGCTGAAATAGTAGTAGCAGGAGGCACAGAAAATATGAGTATGGCTCCATATACTGCTGCGGCTATGAGAATGGGGGCAAGAATGGGAGAAACAAAAATGCAAGACACTTTGCTTAATGATGCTCTTATTTGTGCTTTTGAACATTACCACATGGGAGTTACTGCTGAAAATATTGCTGATGAATGGGGAATCACAAGAGAAGAACAAGATGAGTTTGCATGCAGAAGTCAAAATAGAGCTGAGGCTGCTATAAAAAGTGGAAGATTTAAAGATGAGATAGTACCTGTTACAATTAAAACTAAAAAAGGTGAAATAGTCGTTGATACTGATGAACACCCTACATTTGGTACTACTATGGAAACTTTATCCAAGTTAAAACCTGCATTCAAAAAAGACGGCACTGTTACAGCTGGAAATGCTTCTGGTATTAATGATGCTGCTTCTGCTTTAGTGCTTATGTCTAAAGAGAAAGCTGATGAGCTTGGAATTAAACCTATGGCTAAAGTTTTGGGTTATGCTACACATGGGGTTGAGCCAAGAATAATGGGTATTGGGCCAATAGAGGCAAGCAGAAAGGCTTTGAAAATGGCTAATCTCACTGTTGAAGATATGGACTTAATAGAAAGCAACGAAGCTTTTGCTGCTCAGTCTATTGCTGTTGCTCGTGAGTTAAAGTTTAATATGGATATAGTTAATGTTAATGGCGGGGCTATTGCTTTAGGACACCCAATAGGGGCATCAGGTGCAAGAATACTTACCACACTTCTATACGAAATGAAAAAACGCGGTTCTAAAAGAGGGCTTGCTACGCTTTGTATAGGCGGAGGTATGGGCACTGCTTTAGTTGTACAGATGTAA
- a CDS encoding beta-ketoacyl-ACP synthase III: MKRAYIKNIAYYVPERILDNKYFESILDTNNEWIVTRTGIETRHMARADETIFEMGINAVKNLEKKGVDLKEIDAILVPTVTKDYIFPSMAGQLQKALGLNHCFALDLSAACSGYIYSLNTAASLIESGQCKNVLIVSSEKLTKDVNWKDRGTAILFGDAATASLITTRDDGKGIIGMHMQSEPDMSIVLNGGSVCPIRPDDLEAPEFKIHMDGSETFKRAVTEFSNSIDKVLESTGKQLSDVKYFVPHQANLRIMQAVAKRIGLPMEKVSVVLNKFGNCSSASIGLALTDALEENKIDDGDLVLLTGFGGGFTWGSTLMIW, translated from the coding sequence ATGAAAAGAGCATATATTAAAAACATAGCCTATTATGTACCAGAAAGAATATTAGACAATAAATATTTTGAAAGCATATTAGACACAAACAACGAATGGATAGTAACTCGTACAGGTATAGAAACAAGACATATGGCAAGAGCCGATGAAACTATTTTTGAAATGGGAATTAATGCCGTTAAAAATTTAGAGAAAAAAGGTGTAGATTTAAAAGAAATTGATGCTATATTAGTTCCTACTGTAACAAAAGATTATATATTTCCGTCTATGGCAGGACAATTACAAAAGGCATTAGGACTTAATCATTGTTTTGCTTTAGATTTATCTGCTGCTTGCTCTGGATATATATATTCTCTAAACACAGCTGCTTCTTTAATAGAAAGCGGACAATGTAAAAATGTACTTATAGTTTCAAGTGAAAAACTCACTAAAGATGTTAACTGGAAAGACAGAGGAACTGCAATTCTTTTTGGAGATGCTGCTACTGCTTCATTAATTACAACAAGAGATGACGGAAAGGGAATAATAGGTATGCATATGCAAAGCGAGCCTGATATGAGTATAGTACTTAATGGCGGAAGTGTTTGTCCTATAAGACCTGATGATTTAGAAGCTCCTGAGTTTAAAATACACATGGATGGTTCTGAAACTTTTAAGAGGGCTGTTACTGAGTTTTCTAATAGTATAGATAAAGTTTTAGAATCTACGGGGAAACAATTAAGCGATGTTAAATATTTTGTACCGCATCAAGCTAATTTAAGAATAATGCAGGCTGTTGCAAAAAGAATAGGACTTCCTATGGAAAAGGTAAGCGTTGTATTAAATAAATTTGGAAACTGTTCTTCTGCAAGTATAGGCTTAGCTTTAACTGATGCCTTGGAAGAAAACAAAATCGATGATGGAGATTTAGTTCTTCTTACAGGTTTCGGCGGAGGATTTACTTGGGGTTCTACTTTAATGATTTGGTAA
- a CDS encoding family 1 encapsulin nanocompartment shell protein, with amino-acid sequence MDFLARDGSPFDSDFWSKIDRTVIETASRTLIGRRFLNIYGPLGSGTISVQYDRNDREEVFQDGIVKTSGRHSVELPQLYQDFTLLWRDIENNEKNKMPLDLSVTSFAAQTLSNKEDELIFYGNEFVGVTGILNTKGVQKLKISDWSAGENPYIDIVKAINMIREKGIVGRIILALSQGLFFDLQRIQQGTGMTEAQRITNMIHNLYNIPTIKGKKAAIICVEPQYIDLAIGVDMSTAYLEQKDLNHTFRIMETVLPRIKEPEAIVVLE; translated from the coding sequence ATGGACTTTTTAGCAAGAGATGGTTCGCCTTTTGACAGCGACTTTTGGAGTAAAATAGATAGGACAGTAATAGAAACTGCAAGCAGAACTTTAATAGGAAGAAGGTTTCTAAATATATACGGACCTTTAGGTTCTGGAACTATAAGCGTGCAATATGATAGAAATGATAGAGAAGAAGTTTTTCAAGATGGTATAGTAAAAACTTCGGGAAGACATTCTGTGGAACTTCCGCAGCTATATCAAGATTTTACTCTTCTTTGGAGAGATATAGAAAATAATGAAAAAAATAAAATGCCTTTAGATTTGTCTGTAACATCATTTGCAGCACAAACTTTATCAAATAAAGAAGATGAATTAATTTTTTATGGTAATGAGTTTGTCGGAGTTACTGGAATACTAAACACTAAAGGCGTACAAAAGCTAAAAATTAGTGATTGGTCTGCTGGTGAAAATCCATACATTGATATTGTAAAAGCTATTAATATGATTAGAGAAAAAGGAATAGTTGGAAGAATAATATTAGCTTTGAGTCAGGGATTATTTTTTGATTTACAGAGAATACAGCAAGGTACTGGTATGACTGAAGCTCAAAGAATAACTAATATGATTCATAATCTATATAATATCCCTACAATAAAAGGTAAAAAGGCTGCTATTATATGTGTAGAGCCTCAATATATAGATTTAGCTATTGGTGTTGATATGTCTACTGCATACTTAGAACAAAAAGACCTTAATCATACTTTCAGAATTATGGAAACTGTTTTACCTAGGATAAAAGAACCAGAGGCTATTGTTGTATTAGAATAA
- a CDS encoding demethoxyubiquinone hydroxylase family protein gives MPSFANPFNANVERKISKEELIQAVRLDIAGELEAIYLYDAHCMATDDPVAKAVLADIRDEEKAHVGELMALLRHLDPKEAEHFASGEMEVKEMMEELGIKEPDLSGLTVGSLKKE, from the coding sequence ATGCCTAGTTTTGCAAACCCGTTCAATGCAAATGTTGAAAGAAAGATTAGTAAAGAAGAATTGATACAGGCTGTGAGATTGGATATAGCTGGAGAATTAGAGGCTATATATTTATATGATGCTCATTGTATGGCTACTGATGATCCTGTTGCTAAAGCAGTTCTTGCTGATATTAGAGATGAAGAAAAGGCCCATGTTGGTGAACTTATGGCTCTTTTAAGACACTTAGACCCCAAAGAGGCTGAACATTTCGCTTCTGGAGAGATGGAAGTAAAAGAGATGATGGAAGAATTAGGAATAAAAGAACCAGATTTATCAGGTCTTACAGTTGGAAGTTTGAAAAAAGAATAA
- a CDS encoding lactate utilization protein, which produces MTIQEEYFKNLSNILKINFNKKGFAFDSFSNKEEAKKFLLSQIKNDDIITFGGSTSVNQMGILEDLKGYKNFVDRNNKELKAEAEIKAFTSDVYLCSANALSKNGDVIAIDGGGNRVAAMIYGPKKVYLVVGRNKIANSQEDALKRAKDFAASQNSIRFKVNNPCCVGDMVCNENCNIEERLCAYTVIINKCHIKNRIHILFIDEELGF; this is translated from the coding sequence ATGACTATTCAAGAAGAATATTTTAAGAATTTATCTAATATATTAAAAATAAATTTCAATAAAAAGGGTTTTGCTTTTGATAGTTTTTCTAATAAGGAAGAGGCTAAGAAGTTTTTATTATCTCAAATAAAAAATGATGACATCATTACATTTGGCGGAAGCACGAGTGTTAATCAGATGGGTATATTAGAAGATTTAAAAGGCTATAAAAACTTTGTAGACAGAAACAACAAAGAATTAAAAGCAGAGGCAGAGATTAAAGCTTTTACTTCTGATGTATATTTATGCTCTGCAAATGCTTTGAGTAAGAATGGAGATGTTATTGCTATAGACGGAGGCGGAAATAGAGTTGCTGCCATGATTTATGGACCAAAAAAAGTTTATTTAGTTGTAGGAAGAAATAAAATTGCTAACTCTCAAGAAGATGCATTAAAGAGAGCTAAAGATTTTGCTGCTTCACAAAACTCTATAAGATTTAAAGTAAATAATCCTTGCTGTGTGGGTGATATGGTTTGTAATGAAAATTGCAATATAGAAGAAAGGTTATGTGCTTATACTGTCATTATAAATAAGTGCCATATAAAAAATAGAATACATATATTATTTATAGATGAAGAATTAGGTTTTTAG
- the trmD gene encoding tRNA (guanosine(37)-N1)-methyltransferase TrmD, whose translation MIIDILTLFPNFYESPLNSGVISMAKENKAVNINIVNMREFGEGNYKKCDDYTYGGGPGMIMTYTIFKKYFESNNKGHTIIFSPSGKTLTQQKIKELSQKEHITLILGHYEGIDYRVEKKYADESISIGDYVLSGGEIPALLLVDAVCRYKGVLNNSESVVNDTFEENANGLLEYEQYTRPFEIDNMKVPDVLISGNHKLIEEYRRERSIIKTFINRSDMFKNIDLSKKDIKTIFNYLIDKTNKTL comes from the coding sequence ATGATAATTGATATACTTACACTCTTTCCAAACTTCTATGAAAGCCCTCTAAATAGCGGCGTTATATCTATGGCAAAAGAAAATAAAGCTGTAAATATTAATATTGTTAATATGCGTGAGTTTGGTGAGGGTAATTATAAAAAATGTGATGATTATACTTATGGCGGAGGTCCTGGTATGATTATGACTTACACTATTTTTAAAAAATATTTTGAAAGCAACAACAAAGGGCACACTATAATATTTTCTCCTTCTGGAAAAACTTTAACACAGCAAAAGATAAAAGAACTTTCACAAAAAGAACATATCACATTAATACTTGGGCACTATGAAGGCATAGATTATAGAGTTGAAAAAAAATATGCTGATGAATCTATAAGCATAGGCGATTATGTTTTAAGCGGAGGAGAGATACCTGCACTTTTGCTTGTAGATGCAGTATGCAGATATAAGGGAGTACTTAACAATAGCGAATCTGTGGTAAATGATACTTTTGAAGAGAATGCTAACGGACTTTTGGAATACGAACAATATACAAGACCCTTTGAAATAGATAATATGAAAGTACCTGATGTTTTAATTTCCGGCAATCATAAACTTATAGAAGAATATAGAAGAGAGAGAAGCATTATAAAAACTTTTATTAATCGCTCTGATATGTTTAAAAATATTGATTTGTCAAAAAAAGACATAAAGACTATATTTAATTATTTAATAGATAAAACTAACAAAACATTATAA
- a CDS encoding site-2 protease family protein, protein MVSEIFANRLSIGIISYVVFIISASMHEYSHARVAYFFGDNTAKSLGRLTLNPFAHIDILGSVVLPLLAAVTGIPVIGWMKAVPVDSRNFSNFERDQALVSFAGPFANLMLASVSFIIIKILAFPIDGTFVIYKLIMALQANSNMLTNIFSNALPIVITMLIMFYMINIMLMFFNLLPFPPLDGGWILRFFLSNKGKNTYDRIYPYGFLILYALLFFGILRTILSFIQTIATYILGNSINALFSI, encoded by the coding sequence ATGGTAAGTGAAATATTTGCTAATAGATTATCAATAGGAATAATATCCTATGTTGTTTTTATAATATCAGCTAGTATGCATGAATATTCTCATGCGAGGGTTGCATATTTTTTTGGGGATAATACTGCTAAAAGCTTGGGAAGATTAACTTTGAACCCTTTTGCTCATATAGATATACTTGGAAGTGTTGTATTACCTTTGCTTGCTGCTGTTACGGGTATACCTGTTATTGGATGGATGAAAGCTGTTCCTGTGGATTCAAGGAATTTTTCTAATTTTGAGAGGGATCAAGCTTTAGTCTCTTTTGCCGGACCTTTTGCTAACTTAATGCTTGCTAGTGTTTCTTTTATTATAATAAAGATTTTAGCTTTTCCTATAGACGGTACTTTTGTAATATATAAATTAATAATGGCATTACAAGCTAATTCAAATATGCTTACTAATATATTTTCAAATGCATTGCCAATCGTAATTACAATGCTTATAATGTTTTATATGATTAATATAATGCTAATGTTTTTTAATTTGCTTCCTTTCCCTCCATTAGACGGCGGTTGGATATTAAGATTTTTTTTATCAAATAAAGGCAAAAATACTTATGACAGAATATACCCTTATGGTTTTTTAATATTATATGCTTTGCTTTTCTTTGGAATACTAAGAACTATATTATCATTCATACAAACTATAGCAACATATATATTAGGCAATTCTATTAATGCATTATTTTCTATATAA
- a CDS encoding peptidylprolyl isomerase: MKKKLLLISSILFIFVCSLYPNEDFAIKITDANGNLKKLITKNEFLNDVTNLITLRGGNEEAINIIITNELQLWQIANQIIEQEVLYIKAVEEGYDKDSDLMDRIEKERDNQIVQLYMQKRVPKDFSVVTEAEKRSFYNTNKNRLPPNVTFDQLSLQIEYAIIQERMRNEYNKILQNAKTNYTKFEYSSTKDPCITIEEKTIPLSKFNDMFNENLKQAGDNIPPALKAQARDSMFNAFAAMEVMLYDAKKTGFYDTPEAKSLDNLITRNAVTANYIDKTIRAKIPKPTEEEINQAYKQYGAIYKIDSLPYQEAQKALETLVIEAKTQQIYQVLIAQLRYGYSIEKDLSL, from the coding sequence ATGAAAAAAAAATTATTATTAATAAGCTCTATACTATTTATTTTTGTATGCTCTCTATATCCTAATGAAGATTTTGCTATAAAAATCACAGATGCTAATGGCAACTTAAAAAAGCTTATTACTAAAAACGAATTTCTTAATGATGTAACCAATTTAATAACATTGAGAGGCGGCAATGAAGAGGCTATTAATATAATTATCACAAATGAATTACAGTTATGGCAAATTGCTAATCAAATAATAGAGCAAGAAGTTTTATATATTAAAGCTGTAGAAGAAGGCTATGACAAAGATAGCGATTTGATGGATAGAATAGAAAAAGAAAGAGATAATCAAATAGTACAATTATATATGCAAAAAAGAGTGCCTAAAGACTTTAGCGTTGTGACAGAGGCTGAGAAAAGAAGTTTTTATAATACTAATAAAAATCGTTTACCGCCAAATGTTACTTTTGATCAGCTGTCTCTTCAAATAGAATATGCCATCATTCAAGAGCGTATGCGTAATGAATATAATAAAATATTACAAAATGCTAAAACTAATTATACAAAATTTGAATATTCTTCTACTAAAGACCCTTGTATTACGATAGAAGAAAAAACTATACCGTTGTCTAAATTTAATGACATGTTTAACGAGAATTTAAAACAAGCGGGAGACAATATTCCGCCTGCATTAAAAGCACAAGCAAGAGACAGTATGTTCAATGCTTTTGCGGCTATGGAAGTTATGCTTTATGATGCTAAAAAAACAGGTTTTTATGATACGCCAGAAGCTAAATCTTTAGATAATCTAATAACAAGAAATGCTGTTACTGCTAATTATATAGATAAAACTATAAGAGCTAAGATACCAAAACCTACTGAAGAAGAAATCAATCAGGCCTATAAACAATATGGGGCTATATATAAAATAGATTCTCTTCCATATCAAGAAGCTCAAAAAGCTTTAGAAACTTTAGTAATAGAAGCTAAAACTCAGCAAATATATCAAGTACTAATTGCGCAACTAAGATATGGTTACAGTATAGAAAAGGACTTATCTTTATAA
- a CDS encoding DUF948 domain-containing protein encodes MSDITFQLNVIAISLAFIAIAILILTLAMFFVLLATHFRFSSRFDKIIDNIESISEKVNNIAVFVESEADKTKKSLSDMHDALDNVTSSFYGITNSLRDFTDNFNFMNIINSIIGLFKRKNKTDDDEFNF; translated from the coding sequence ATGAGTGATATTACTTTTCAATTAAATGTTATTGCTATATCATTGGCTTTTATAGCTATAGCAATATTGATATTGACCTTGGCTATGTTTTTTGTATTGCTTGCTACACATTTTAGATTTAGCAGCAGGTTTGATAAAATAATAGACAATATAGAATCTATTAGCGAAAAAGTTAATAATATAGCAGTATTTGTAGAATCTGAAGCTGACAAAACAAAAAAAAGTTTGTCAGATATGCATGATGCTTTAGATAATGTTACCAGCAGTTTTTATGGTATTACAAACTCTCTTAGAGATTTTACCGACAATTTCAATTTTATGAATATAATAAACTCTATTATTGGTTTGTTTAAAAGAAAAAATAAAACTGATGATGATGAATTTAATTTTTAA
- a CDS encoding YtxH domain-containing protein, with protein sequence MTKGIFSFILGVSAGVALGLLFAPKAGEETREDIKETMDNIKYKVDDLYHRGVIKTSELYEKGKEKTSELYEKGKEKTADFLDKRKKKSDEADA encoded by the coding sequence ATGACTAAAGGAATATTTTCTTTTATACTTGGTGTAAGTGCTGGCGTTGCATTAGGTTTATTGTTTGCTCCAAAAGCTGGCGAAGAGACTAGAGAAGATATTAAAGAAACTATGGATAATATTAAATATAAAGTAGATGATTTATATCATAGAGGAGTTATTAAAACTTCTGAGTTATATGAAAAAGGTAAAGAAAAAACTTCTGAATTATATGAAAAAGGTAAAGAGAAAACTGCAGATTTCTTAGACAAAAGAAAAAAGAAATCTGATGAAGCTGATGCTTAA
- a CDS encoding sodium-dependent transporter, with product MNEKREKLSSRLGFLLVSAGCAIGLGNVWRFPYITGQYGGAAFVVLYLISLVILGLPILIMEFTVGRAGGRDLAGSYRNLEKKGHKWHIIGYVQIFGCVLLLMFYTTIAGWCLYFCYSMAMGYMDGLSPEQVQAFFGNMLASPKTLIFWMFIAVVVATVVCFKGLENGVERVSKIMMTLLFFVLLILIVRAVTLPNAKEGLKFYLLPNFKNMFGDGIAGFSKVAYAAIGQAFFTLSLGIGAMTIFGSYIDKNYSLTGESIMVVILDTLIALLSGLVIFPTTFSFGVNPGQGAGLVFLTLPNIFNSMVLGRLWGALFFLFLSIAALTTIIAVFENIIAFTMSETKWNRKKTTIVVSISIFILSLPAALGSNVLSFIKPLGEGTSIIDGLDFLVSNNFLPLGGIIILIFCTRELGWGWNNFLKEADTGKGLKFPKWSRFYVSYILPLIVLTIFVVDYINKFFLK from the coding sequence ATGAATGAGAAGAGAGAAAAGCTTTCAAGCAGATTAGGATTCTTATTAGTATCAGCAGGCTGTGCCATAGGTTTAGGTAATGTATGGAGATTTCCATATATTACAGGTCAATACGGCGGAGCTGCTTTTGTTGTTTTGTATTTAATATCATTAGTAATATTAGGGCTTCCAATACTTATAATGGAGTTTACTGTTGGACGTGCAGGCGGAAGGGATTTAGCTGGTTCTTACAGAAACTTGGAGAAAAAAGGTCATAAATGGCATATTATTGGTTATGTACAGATTTTTGGCTGTGTTTTACTTTTAATGTTTTATACTACTATAGCTGGCTGGTGTTTATATTTCTGTTATTCTATGGCTATGGGTTATATGGACGGATTAAGCCCTGAGCAAGTTCAGGCATTTTTTGGCAATATGCTTGCTTCACCTAAAACATTAATATTTTGGATGTTTATTGCTGTTGTTGTTGCTACAGTGGTTTGTTTTAAAGGACTTGAAAATGGTGTTGAGAGAGTAAGTAAGATTATGATGACTTTACTTTTCTTTGTACTTCTTATTCTTATAGTGAGAGCTGTTACTTTGCCTAATGCTAAAGAAGGTCTTAAATTTTATTTGCTTCCAAATTTCAAAAATATGTTTGGCGATGGAATTGCTGGTTTTTCTAAAGTAGCTTATGCTGCTATAGGTCAGGCTTTCTTTACTTTGAGTTTGGGTATTGGTGCTATGACTATATTTGGAAGCTATATAGATAAAAATTATTCATTAACTGGCGAATCTATAATGGTTGTTATATTAGATACTTTGATAGCATTATTATCTGGTCTTGTAATATTCCCTACAACTTTCTCTTTTGGAGTAAATCCTGGTCAGGGTGCTGGTTTAGTATTTCTTACTTTGCCTAATATATTTAATTCTATGGTTTTAGGCAGATTATGGGGAGCATTATTCTTCTTATTCTTATCTATTGCGGCATTAACTACTATTATTGCTGTATTTGAAAATATTATAGCTTTCACTATGTCTGAAACTAAATGGAACCGTAAAAAAACTACAATAGTTGTTTCTATATCTATATTTATATTAAGCTTGCCTGCTGCTTTAGGTTCTAATGTATTATCATTTATTAAACCTTTGGGTGAAGGAACTAGCATAATAGACGGTTTAGACTTCTTAGTTTCTAACAACTTCCTTCCTTTGGGCGGTATAATAATATTAATATTCTGTACTAGAGAGCTTGGCTGGGGTTGGAATAACTTCCTTAAAGAAGCTGATACTGGTAAGGGTTTGAAATTCCCTAAATGGTCTAGATTCTATGTTAGTTATATACTTCCTCTTATAGTGCTTACAATTTTTGTTGTTGACTATATTAATAAGTTTTTTCTAAAATAA
- a CDS encoding MarR family winged helix-turn-helix transcriptional regulator: MKEEELKKHIDIIYDHWYETNRFYHIWAKQYGITDLTLFTLGLIYYNKECPQNMVTEKLCIPKQTSCSLLNGLEKKGYITRKINSKDKRNKIITLTKKGIKFAEPILEKLEKLDTDMLASLKDEDIVKYTNCLKELIKFMENYSKD, encoded by the coding sequence ATGAAAGAAGAAGAGTTAAAGAAGCATATAGACATTATATACGACCATTGGTATGAAACTAATAGGTTTTATCATATATGGGCAAAACAGTATGGCATAACAGATTTAACTTTGTTTACACTAGGGTTAATTTATTATAATAAAGAATGCCCGCAGAATATGGTTACAGAGAAATTGTGCATACCAAAGCAAACAAGCTGTTCTCTTCTTAATGGTCTTGAGAAAAAGGGCTACATTACAAGAAAAATTAATTCCAAAGACAAAAGAAACAAAATTATTACTCTCACCAAAAAGGGTATTAAGTTTGCCGAGCCTATATTAGAAAAACTTGAAAAACTTGATACAGATATGCTTGCTTCATTAAAAGATGAGGATATAGTGAAGTATACAAATTGTCTAAAAGAGCTGATTAAGTTTATGGAGAATTATTCTAAAGATTGA
- a CDS encoding YkgJ family cysteine cluster protein, translated as MKVIPSDKIFKDRKEKVTDKLCADCNSLCCHDLVMEISKPKNEEELKTLKWYLYFKHSFIFIYQDTWYHMIRSECRYLDKKTYLCTNYENRHDICTKHSPPKCERYEEWYDVIFDDQYELEKYVYEKKIIKKKSSKSPKKIAKKVK; from the coding sequence ATGAAAGTAATACCTTCTGATAAAATTTTTAAAGATAGAAAAGAGAAAGTTACAGATAAATTATGTGCAGATTGTAATTCTTTATGCTGTCATGATTTGGTGATGGAAATATCTAAGCCTAAAAATGAAGAAGAATTAAAAACTTTGAAATGGTATCTTTATTTTAAGCATTCATTTATATTTATATATCAGGATACTTGGTACCATATGATAAGAAGTGAGTGCAGGTATTTAGATAAAAAAACTTATTTATGTACAAATTATGAGAATAGGCATGATATATGTACTAAGCACAGTCCGCCTAAATGTGAGAGATATGAAGAGTGGTATGATGTAATATTTGATGACCAGTATGAATTAGAAAAATATGTTTATGAGAAGAAAATAATTAAAAAGAAATCTTCTAAGTCGCCTAAAAAAATAGCTAAAAAAGTAAAATAA